In the Cucurbita pepo subsp. pepo cultivar mu-cu-16 chromosome LG17, ASM280686v2, whole genome shotgun sequence genome, TTTTATGacatcttaaaaataaaaattgtctACACcataaaaggaagaagaaaatattgatgtGCTCATAAAACTTTGTTCCAATGAAAAAGGTTTATTAAAAGAGTCAAAATACAGAACAATAATGGAGAGCCGAATGATTTGATGGAAGATATCAAGATGGGTACAGACACGTGATTATGTTTAAGAAATACGATGAAGAAAAATGGGTAATATAAAGAAATCCAAAgggttaaatatatattaatatatactGCCAAATGATAATACAGAAGATAACTTATAAAATTTCATCCAACCCAACAGACCCAGTCGACTGTTCAAATGTAACCCACCTAAGTTTAGTTATGAAAGTTAACCTGGTTGCCAATTTCCTAGTGTCTATACTTGATCTTACTGTTATAGTTCCATGTTTGGATGATTAAACTCGTCTAGGAGCAGAGAGAAAAGTAGACGGAGGAAGGCATATATACGCTAAGTTGACATGacaaaatacattaatattGGCACTAGGTACCTGAccataaacaatttcattcAGATCGCTGAGTGATGGAGTCCTCTCCATCAATTGTGCCTGCATTAGAGTCAATGTGTGAAATTTCATTCTACTAGTGAACAAACATTTCCAGAAAATAGAACAAACTACAACGATCAAGTCAGTATTAAACATTAAGGCCATTATGATTCAAAGAGAACATTAATGAGAAGTTAAAAGCACGGTCAACGTAAACTACTACCTAATGCACAATAATCCACAAAATAAGTAGAGGGAAAGATGATACCTTAATGATaccattaatttattttagaaattaattgtcatcatatactatttttttcattcaagaTATTCATTAATGGTATAAATtcccaaagaaaaaaaatatcataactCACATCTGCTGAACACTACAACAATAGTTTATTCACATTTAACCATTGATTTGTAAACAAATagcttattttaaattcaaacgCTGATCaacatataaattatatggaACATGTTGGTGATAGAGAATAAAATTTGACACTTGCAGATATACTTCACCTGGTTTCctagattttgattttcacATAAATGGATAAAAGCAATATAATGAATAATGGATAACATTTAACCAGCCTAACCTTCCTTAACACATCATGGCTGATGGATAATAGCTCACCTTAACACCTGCAGGAAAACAAAAGGCAGACAAATCCTTCATACGCATTGGCAGCCTCTTCCCCGGTGGATACTTAAAAAGAATCTGTAGATACAAGTACATGATTTCATCAACATGCAAATATACGAACGCAAGAATGAAATAGTTGACCATCTTGTCATGTTGTTCAACCTACTTCTCAACTGCTTTGCTTCAGTGAGATGCCAAAAATAAACATGAACGAGGTGTCCTATAGAAATGGGGACCCGATTGGTCTTCAAAACCTTCATCCCAAATTTTATGCGAGTAGATTTCTTAAGCAAACTAAGTTTTCAGTAGGcataacaaaaaagaaggatCTCAAATATCATTACAAAGAATTAACTCACTACACAATGGATCATTCTacaatggaaagaaaagagttcTACCAAACTACTGATCCAGATAAAGAGTTAACCTGAGGTTCCAGCAGGGGAACTGGTGGCCCTCTATTCTCTAACCTTCTGATATCTGTCATCTCAGCATTTCTCTTTTGTGActcccatttttttcttctagcAAATGCATTTTCCACAGTCTCAAGGTTAGTATCCGGATGGAGCCCCGCAATAATGAAGTGTTCAAAGAGAGAGGTGGGCTCCTGGTATACACCGTCCTATAAAATATgaacatattaaaattaatcctatcatttttcttttcctatttatcCAACCATAGTAGATACATTTAGCTTAATAAAAACCATGCAATCATCCGACATCTGTTGGAGCACCGGTTCGCCTCATCCACATGCAACTGGATAGTTATACCCATCTTATATTACGAGTTTCATCTCAGACTGAACTACCAACTCATTTTTTTCTACTCAATCATAACAGTTCAGCCATTTTAACGCTAATCTGaactaatcatatttgtatACGTCATATGAGGAAATTCCATAAGAGCAGTGGATGATGAttatcataaacattgaaaaaGCAGAACAGCAGTAATTCCAAGAACATTTTTATACATGACTAATTTACAACCATGTGGAAGTAGAAAATATTTGAGAACATTGAAAAACTTCAGTCCAAGGGGAGCCTGGTTTTGGAAATAAAACAGGGTATTGCATCATTATAACATCACCCAAAACGTGCATTAAAAAACATAACTCGTTTTTTCTGTATCGAAAACAAACATGTCCTGCTTCAGTCTCGAAACCCGGAAAAAACCAAGTTGTAGCAGAAAGAATAGAGAAAACATGGAATCAATTAGATACCAGAGTTTTGGAGTGAAACTGATACCACTGACGTTTTTGGTTCGCCATGATCTCAGGATCGAAACTATAGAAGGCGTAATCGTCATCGCGTGTGTCTCTCCCCCATCCCCAAGCCTTCTGCACATGGGATTTCAATCTCTGGATACTGTTGGATCGTCTGTGTTTTGCATTCGGAATTTCACTCCTAGCACGTCGATGTCCCATCCCCGCGTCCTGCAACCCGGTGCCCCCATGATAAACGCTATTGAGAGCTTCACCGGCCACCCGAAACGCCTCCTCCGAGAACTGTTGCAACGCCCAGACAGGCGACGGAGGCCGCTCGTCCGCCAATTCGCCATCTTCCTTAGTCTCCATTCTTAAACAATCAATTCATCATCAACGCTCATTGCACCAATTAATCAGCTCCATCATTACATTCTCAATCCCCCAATGATTTTGAAGCAGAGGCAGAtggaaaacaaaaccaaattcaCAACGAGGTCCCTCTGAAAACACGATTATCATGGATTAAACCACCCCCCAAGTGAAAAAGAAGCTGAAACATTCCCGAAAATCCACGTCTAGTGCATCAGCACGTGAATGTTCAAGGCATACAGGAAAAAGAAGGAATCCCCTGAGGTAGCAAACGGAAGGGAAGGGAAACAGATACAGGAAGCAAGAGGCGAGTTATGAATGGGATTGGATTTGCAGAAGTGAAAATGATGATTGAAAACGTGAAATGGGAAAGAGTGCAGAGAAATAAAGAACAGAGAAATGGGGGAAGATATGGTGGAAATGGCAGAAATCACCTGAATGAACGAATGAACGAATGAAAGAATGAACGAATGAACGAATGAAAGAATGAACGAATGAACGAACGAAGGAATGTGAGTTTGGAAGTTGGTGTTGGGAGGGAGCGGAAGCGGAGGAGAGATGGAGAAGAAATTCATCAAAAATAGgaaacaaatcaaacaaagaaaggaAGTTTTGTTGAAaccaatagagagagagagagagagagagagagagagagagagagaattttctaacattttattttaataatcatattgtataaaattatatattcaactatattttcacatttaaatttttatttctttgttgtgAGAAAGCCGACGTGTCGTTTAGCAAAAAACTACGACTTTCACCGGTCGGAAAATCTGGGCCCACTTTCCGAAGATTTTCAAATTCTCTGCCGTTGATTTTGGCGCGACCGTTACGGTTTGATGTCCACCGTTGGATTTTGGCGCGGCCCTTTCTTATTTTACGCGCATCTACATGCAATTAATGTTCATAATTGATTTACGTGAAATAAACTAGTTTAATTAAAGATTTAGGAACaggtttatatttatttgtttgtcaaaattataaatttaattcttaaattttctaatttttaaaaatctatcaTGATTTAGAGGAGCCAAGTtgactttattattattcgcTTTTGAATGGAATctacttttcaattattttgccTAATTCATTTAAGACttagattttaatttcatgctcgttccatttttatttatgaaatgaaaaaaaaaaaagaaaaaaaacagagtcacCTAAATATTTAGCATTAATTAGGAAGCTTCGTGAAATGAAactttatacatatataatttgtTAAGATGTGAAATGGAACAAGTTTAGGCTCTATTGTCATTgatgtttaaataattaaatgtaagtAGAGCACATGCTTTGTTCACTACATTTATGGGATGGATAAATGTCTACCTATGAAAATGTTTGGACAAATTTAGTGAACTATAAATTTTTCCAAATCTATTTGACACAAATATATTTGACACAAAATTGACAGAAACATGGTAGAAATATAACGATGAATGGAATGGTGATGCATACTCCCGTAATactagaattttttttggaaacaGAACTCGAAAAGAActcgaaaaggaaaagtttTAAAGCATGCAATATTGTCGTAGGTGGAAGTAGGGAGGCACATGCATGGTTTGTCTAGATAAACGTTCATTCAAACATtgctataaaaaataaattgtgaaACTTTTGGAAAGCTGTGGAAGGTTTTAGTTTCATAAGAAACTTGGGATGAGAGCAAAGAAGCAACACCTATCCCATTTCCACTATATCTTTTAGGTGCCTCATTTTCCCATGTGAACACAACTACTAGGAGAATCACAGAACTTCAAGGAATGACAGTACTTGGATTTTCAATGAAATGACCTAAcacattcatcatcatcaaaacCATCCTAACTTAAATGGAACACTGCTTTGAATCATAGAGGCATCAAATACTCGTAccaaatttaagaataaagcTAAAACATCATTCATTACACACATGAACCAATGAAACATCACATAAGATTTCAACAGCATTATTTCTGAAACTTGCATAATGAAGAAACAGAGATTCTTGTTCTAGTTTAGGGATGGGCGGAAAGAACGCACCGCAGGCAATCGCCTCCGTGCATCAGATCAAAGGCTTTGTTGATCTCCTCCAGGGTCAACTCGTGGGTTATGTATTCGTCGACTTTGATTTCCTGCAGCATGGATGAGATAGTAATAAGCATCTTAAACCTTTGAAAAGTAGAAGTGTTTGTTGCTATGGTTTCAAAATCTTGCAGACGTTTTCAGAAGGTGCAATTAATAAACAAGTACAATTGTCaacttatttttctaaaagatgaacaaaaacaaaataaaagctGAAGATACCTTCTTCAAGTACTTCTCAACAAGCCAAGGCACTTGAGAACGACTTTTGAAACCACCAAAAGCTGTTCCTTTCCAGACACGACCAGTCACTAACTGGAAAGGCCTCGTGGATATTTCCTGGCCAGATGCTGCGACCCCCACAATGACCGATTGCCCCCAGCCCTGGTAAGAAGATGCATGCACGTTCACAATCTTATGTTAGCTACTTCAATTGATATATCAAGTCATTCAAATTTGTTATGCCACTCGCCTTGTGGCAGCACTCCAGAGCAGATCTCATCACATTGACATTCCCTATGCACTCAAAACTATAGTCAACACCGCCATCCGTGAGATCAACGATGATCTGCTGAATTGGTTTGTCATGTTCCTTTGGGTTCACAAATTCNNNNNNNNNNNNNNNNNNNNNNNNNNNNNNNNNNNNNNNNNNNNNNNNNNNNNNNNNNNNNNNNNNNNNNNNNNNNNNNNNNNNNNNNNNNNNNNNNNNNNNNNNNNNNNNNNNNNNNNNNNNNNNNNNNNNNNNNNNNNNNNNNNNNNNNNNNNNNNNNNNNNNNNNNNNNNNNNNNNNNNNNNNNNNNNNNNNNNNNNNNNNNNNNNNNNNNNNNNNNNNNNNNNNNNNNNNNNNNNNNaaaaaaaaaaaaaaaaaaaaaaaaaaaaaaaaaaaaaaaaaaaaaaaaaaaaaaaaaaaaacgaaaagacCATTAATCTCTATCCTTCTGATCATAAAATGgtaaagaacaagaaaacaaacatcCAAAAAATTGAcatacatattaaaaaaattagtaagaATCTAGTCAAGGAGAATTCCAGTTATGCTCAAACAAAGATGACTcttaaaaatcttataaaaagaagaaaaaaaacacatttagTTATGGTGTGTGGCTTATTTTACCTTCGAATCACACTCCACATTGTAGTTAACAGAAAGCAGACTAGATctttctttatcatttttttaattgatgtgacataaatttatttattttctatttatttagtgGCTGACGTTggaaatgatatatttattaaaaaaaattctctcccttctcttctttcctctcccaCCCACACCGCCCCCCAGTTATTTCCCTCCTACGCCCAGCTCGGTGACTCAACCCGAGACCCCAACGCCTCCTGTCTCTCTCTTCTCCACCCTTCGCCAGCACAGCCATTTCCCCTCTAAAGTTTCAGATCTCAAACTTCATCCAACCTCAAGTTTCAGATTTCgaacttcaaatttcttcaaaaattgaAGTTTAAGTTTTCCCACAACCATTAGATGCCATCTAATGCTAGACCCATAAAGGCAAAACTCCAGACCGTTTAGCCAATCGttccatttcttcaaaaaaacacaaatccttgtggaaaataaaataacaagaaTCATGCTAAAAATAGGTAAAATCTTCCCCATCTGTTCACAATATACACATTTGTAACTTATTTCGTTTTGCTTAAAATTGGTAATCACAGATGACTAGGAATAAAGGAGAGAGATCTGCCGAGACAAATCAGGGACCGGAATGAAACAGATCTTTCTTATTCGTTTTCTTCGGCGGCAAGAATTTAGGTGGGGAGGGCGATTGTCAGTGTAGGGAAGAGGAACGGCAGTCGTGGGTGAGGTGGGTTGTGAGGgtggagagaagagagaaataagagagaaaatagaacaagataaaatggaaaatattattttctttttaagaaaaaatgaatccacctcaactaaataaatataaaattcatataGATAATCCACAATgcctcaaaataaaataaaaaataaattttcaattattttgccTAATTCATTTAAGACttagattttaatttcatgctcgttccatttttatttatgaaatgaaaaaaaaaaaagaaaaaaaacagagtcacCTAAATATTTAGCATTAATTAGGAAGCTTCGTGAAATGAAactttatacatatataatttgtTAAGATGTGAAATGGAACAAGTTTAGGCTCTATTGTCATTgatgtttaaataattaaatgtaagtAGAGCACATGCTTTGTTCACTACATTTATGGGATGGATAAATGTCTACCTATGAAAATGTTTGGACAAATTTAGTGAACTATAAATTTTTCCAAATCTATTTGACACAAATATATTTGACACAAAATTGACAGAAACATGGTAGAAATATAACGATGAATGGAATGGTGATGCATACTCCCGTAATactagaattttttttggaaacaGAACTCGAAAAGAActcgaaaaggaaaagtttTAAAGCATGCAATATTGTCGTAGGTGGAAGTAGGGAGGCACATGCATGGTTTGTCTAGATAAACGTTCATTCAAACATtgctataaaaaataaattgtgaaACTTTTGGAAAGCTGTGGAAGGTTTTAGTTTCATAAGAAACTTGGGATGAGAGCAAAGAAGCAACACCTATCCCATTTCCACTATATCTTTTAGGTGCCTCATTTTCCCATGTGAACACAACTACTAGGAGAATCACAGAACTTCAAGGAATGACAGTACTTGGATTTTCAATGAAATGACCTAAcacattcatcatcatcaaaacCATCCTAACTTAAATGGAACACTGCTTTGAATCATAGAGGCATCAAATACTCGTAccaaatttaagaataaagcTAAAACATCATTCATTACACACATGAACCAATGAAACATCACATAAGATTTCAACAGCATTATTTCTGAAACTTGCATAATGAAGAAACAGAGATTCTTGTTCTAGTTTAGGGATGGGCGGAAAGAACGCACCGCAGGCAATCGCCTCCGTGCATCAGATCAAAGGCTTTGTTGATCTCCTCCAGGGTCAACTCGTGGGTTATGTATTCGTCGACTTTGATTTCCTGCAGCATGGATGAGATAGTAATAAGCATCTTAAACCTTTGAAAAGTAGAAGTGTTTGTTGCTATGGTTTCAAAATCTTGCAGACGTTTTCAGAAGGTGCAATTAATAAACAAGTACAATTGTCaacttatttttctaaaagatgaacaaaaacaaaataaaagctGAAGATACCTTCTTCAAGTACTTCTCAACAAGCCAAGGCACTTGAGAACGACTTTTGAAACCACCAAAAGCTGTTCCTTTCCAGACACGACCAGTCACTAACTGGAAAGGCCTCGTGGATATTTCCTGGCCAGATGCTGCGACCCCCACAATGACCGATTGCCCCCAGCCCTGGTAAGAAGATGCATGCACGTTCACAATCTTATGTTAGCTACTTCAATTGATATATCAAGTCATTCAAATTTGTTATGCCACTCGCCTTGTGGCAGCACTCCAGAGCAGATCTCATCACATTGACATTCCCTATGCACTCAAAACTATAGTCAACACCGCCATCCGTGAGATCAACGATGATCTGCTGAATTGGTTTGTCATGTTCCTTTGGGTTCACAAATTCAGTCGCTCCAAATTTCTTAGCTGCAAGGTATCGGTAAATTGTGTCATAACAAACACCAGACATCTCATTGCCCCCTTAAGAATCATGGGACAAAGACAAATCTTCTCATACCCCGTCAGGTTCATGATATTCAAGCACCAAACAGCAGATTTGAGCGTTAAAAAGCTAGGAAAAGTTACCatttaaatcaaacaaaatagagaaaNGATAATCCACAATgcctcaaaataaaataaaaaataaaaaattaaaaagtctAGTCAAccttatatattttgaagttAACATGCttactaaaaaaaagtctCCCCAAATTTCTAAATAAGTTCAACTTAGTATCATATTGaactcattttatttttaaaatttagaagaaaaagaaaagagtattaaaatttgttgtcCATATAGTCATAGTCATACACTCTTCAAAAGCATATTTCCTCCCTTCTTTATCTTTCTAAACTACAATAGCATattcaagaaaatatattatcaacAGAAAAATTTGATAGAGCTAATTGAAAATGCATGGAACTGTTTATCTAATCAACACTGCAGGAAAAATCTCAAGaacaaattttcatatttatactTACAAAGCACATGAGCTAAAATTGCTTGAAAAATAATAgtgattttaaaagtttaaaatcaaTCCCTAATGGCCCTTTAGTCTCTTGCCCTCCCCTGCCCCTTGGGAAAAACCCGCCACACTTCTTACATGTTTGTGTTGTGATTGTGTTTATGCAGGAAGTCGCAAACCAGTTACAAAACGTGGCcatgatgaaattaaaaaactaaaatcacaAACTCAAAGATTATAATTTGCTTTATAATAACTCTTCTTTAGATTATAACTTCAAGAAATAGAGCATAAATGTGAAAAACAAGGTATAccaatttcaaactttttgcTGTCAATATCAATGCCGATTATACGTGAGGCACCAGCTGCTTTGGCACCTTCTGCCACCTGTCAAATTTATGGTAACAAGGAAATTGATGCTATTAGACAAAGAAACAATTTAgctgataaaaataaaaaaaagataaatatgaaAGGAGCTGAATTATATTTCTAGGTTCATGAAGAAATGACGAGCAGCAATCGAGCCTTTGCAAACATCAATGTTTGAGAAGGCTAAGAGCAGACTAACTTTGCTTAGAGAGGCAAAGCATGAGCTTTGTGTAATACAGACAAGCTAATATatagcattaaaaaaatgcaagaCCCCAATGTAACAGtaccaataatatttaaagctAATGGGTAGAAAACTCATTATCAATTGTCATTTTTAGTAAAGCTTCCATTTTTTGACAGCAAAGTCATAATCACATAGGATCAGCGTATTCTATAATACTAGTCCCTTGCATTTATTCTTAACCTGTGATAAAAGTAGTAttagaattatatatttacatgCATTATTTagctttcatatttcaaaatattagtCCGTAATATTCTTATAGCTATCACGTGCAGCCCATCTGCCTTTAACGTATAAGGCTATAACTATAAGACTCTATGCCTTCCAATGGAGGCGTACATCTCTGGTGAGGTGCAAGCCTCCAAAAAACCAGACATGTAAGATCAAAGGGTGAAATTGAGTTTCATTTTGGAGCTcattgacacctcaaaattcttCTAAAACATTGACAAACATCAATTTTTGAAGAACTCCTTGCTAAATTAGAACCAAGATGAGGTTGATTTAGAGGAAAGAAGGGGCAGTCAAAGAACGGTAAGGTCTGATATGAAGCTTACAGCGAGGCCTACAGTCCCCAGGCCAAAAATAGCAACATTGGACCCTGGCTCTACTTTTGCTGTGTTCCAAACAGCTCCAAGACCTGAAAATACCATAAGCAACAGCTTTTAATGAATTCTGAATAGATATTATTTTACGTGAAGAGATTCATTCAAAAGAAACGAATGGatcagaaaaacaaaaggcaaACTGAACGTCAGCTGCATTGTCTCCCCTTGGATAGAAAACACACTTGACAGTTAAACTTCAACAAACAAATAGATCtctttatctaaaattttccTCTCTTCCGAAATTTTTCACAGATGAAACAGGATAATGATGCTAGTCAGTTCAAAGTCTGCAGTGATTACGGAGGGGGAGTTGGGACTGTAATTTGGTATGCCAgaattttttccttctttcctaGTGGTTGTGAGTTGTGACGTGTTCGTTGAGAGCCTTCGGCATCCTGACCTCATGCTAATTGATTGAATGCTAATATAGTTTTCTTTGGCACCTATCGTAACCCATAGAAGGTCTTTTCTTCGTCTTTCAAGTTTATTGACTTGTTAGTTCCCACTTTCATTGGTGGGATCATAGttactccttttcttttttgggcgTTTTGCTCTTGTATTTAAAGGTGTAGAAATTGTCCAACTACAAAAGTAATAGATATTGATGCAAGTTTAACATATCACTACCTGTGGGAACACCACATCCAAGAAGGCATACTTTATCCAAAGGAGCCGCGGGGTCAATCTTTGCAACACTAACATCGTGAACAACAGTGTATTGACTAAAGGTTGACGTGCCCATGAAGTGATATATAGGTTTTCCATTTATAGAGAAACGACTCTGACGATCTGACATCATTACTCCCACCCCCGTGGCAGCACGAACTTTGCCACAAAGGTTAGTTTTCCCCGATTTGCAAAACTTGCATTCTCGACATTCTGCTTGGTAGCAAGGAATGACATGATCTCCAGGCTGAACTTCAGTCACACCTTCACCAACACTCTCTACAATCCTGCCCATGGGTTTTATATTGCCGCTTAAgcaatgaaataaatatataataaaaacaagaatatCTGGCATCCGActtcaaaaagaaagttaTATACCCTGCAGCCTCATGACCTAGAATACAGGGGAAGAGACCTTCAGGGTCCtgaaaagagatgaaaatcAGACCTCAGAACTTGATATTGAGAGACTCGAGTTTTTACTTGTGCAGGGAATaatataatgataatgatgatAATAACAAAGCACAACattgaaaagagaaatatGCAAATAATTAATCACAGAACATGTAGGTCCTCGATGCATTTTAGGGGCAAGCTCTTGGTTGTAACATTTATTCCATAGCCAAAAGCTCTTGCTTTATTTACAGGATTGAAGCTCGAATGTTCTTCACAACACTACTTTCAGTATGCAAAAAAACTTGCAAAATATTTCACATGTAAGGGAGGTGCCACGTGAACTGGAGAGATAATGAACTAACTACATTTTAGCTATCAAAGTGTTTGGGGCTTGGTTGTCTTCCcctcttttgtatttcattccATGCATGAAATTGTTActtatccaaaataaataaaagacat is a window encoding:
- the LOC111778671 gene encoding alcohol dehydrogenase class-3-like isoform X1 — encoded protein: MATQGQVITCKAAVAWEPNKPLVIEDVQVAPPQAGEVRVKILYTALCHTDAYTWSGKDPEGLFPCILGHEAAGIVESVGEGVTEVQPGDHVIPCYQAECRECKFCKSGKTNLCGKVRAATGVGVMMSDRQSRFSINGKPIYHFMGTSTFSQYTVVHDVSVAKIDPAAPLDKVCLLGCGVPTGLGAVWNTAKVEPGSNVAIFGLGTVGLAVAEGAKAAGASRIIGIDIDSKKFEIAKKFGATEFVNPKEHDKPIQQIIVDLTDGGVDYSFECIGNVNVMRSALECCHKGWGQSVIVGVAASGQEISTRPFQLVTGRVWKGTAFGGFKSRSQVPWLVEKYLKKEIKVDEYITHELTLEEINKAFDLMHGGDCLRCVLSAHP
- the LOC111778671 gene encoding alcohol dehydrogenase class-3-like isoform X2 — translated: MATQGQVITCKAAVAWEPNKPLVIEDVQVAPPQAGEVRVKILYTALCHTDAYTWSGKDPEGLFPCILGHEAAGIVESVGEGVTEVQPGDHVIPCYQAECRECKFCKSGKTNLCGKVRAATGVGVMMSDRQSRFSINGKPIYHFMGTSTFSQYTVVHDVSVAKIDPAAPLDKVCLLGCGVPTGLGAVWNTAKVEPGSNVAIFGLGTVGLAVAEGAKAAGASRIIGIDIDSKKFEIAKKFGATEFVNPKEHDKPIQQIIVDLTDGGVDYSFECIGNVNVMRSALECCHKGWGQSVIVGVAASGQEISTRPFQLVTGRVWKGTAFGGFKSRSQVPWLVEKYLKKEIKVDEYITHELTLEEINKAFDLMHGGDCLRCVLSAHP